The following are from one region of the Paenibacillus bovis genome:
- a CDS encoding TerD family protein produces the protein MSSVRNYRASYQSYLTRQDVDGAKIKYIFIINTMESLQRYMKRNNMQTVFNKFSPLSMYGDIQVLAQLGGEFYRLPEFNEKSAPKYTKNNIYGQDASANEKVDLFSDLFHTSELTHIIWFTDEEITPYVSVIQSMHAPHLFWNFVSIKGYPLRCEGTLPKNINLTHAPKISSLATSVLYRKVLNRFSQYVNKTDLPLSGRVRISRTEDLSGSVSIIKGAKLPVEQMNIKIGVGWKTFGEECLSTAMLLTNDKLLDAENITFFGNKSTIGMTHIDSRELPTEDMEQYMINLSAIEQASQDKVLFTLVMPGGAPEQLYIRMLTYDNREILRYSIDMSVCQENTALELGALYMYKGEWRFHAIGNGYNAGMEKIGAQYGISDLTESYDFTPGIIEDIALDGRSFEYHMQDLFTKLGYEVDMPTSDPYAPDYGVDLIITKAGIRTAVQLKCFNNVVPIKAIQEVYAGAQMYNCTRYMVVATNYFSRAALQLAEQLQVEIWDKTQLKKIEDRLRSRIGVSPNHELKLKLSKQESEDEIDIDISAFLVDEHDRCLGDDDLVFYNQPEHASGCIRLINDTTWEKLMYLNLSLLPDHCQRIIIIGSLDAYKQRVELIIDNELDLYHTFEYMPSAVCDTLVLGQFRKIDGEWAFTTSDKYFVGGLEEACKMYGLVVEE, from the coding sequence ATGAGTTCCGTCCGTAATTACAGAGCATCGTACCAATCCTATCTAACTCGCCAGGATGTCGATGGAGCCAAAATCAAGTACATTTTTATTATCAACACAATGGAAAGTCTGCAGCGATATATGAAACGCAACAATATGCAGACCGTATTCAACAAATTCTCACCGCTGTCCATGTATGGAGATATTCAGGTACTGGCACAGCTGGGCGGAGAATTTTACCGTTTACCGGAATTTAACGAGAAAAGTGCACCTAAATATACCAAAAACAATATCTATGGACAGGACGCATCTGCGAATGAAAAGGTCGATTTGTTCTCTGATCTGTTCCATACGAGCGAGCTGACTCATATTATCTGGTTTACCGATGAAGAGATTACGCCCTATGTATCGGTTATTCAATCGATGCATGCGCCGCATCTGTTCTGGAACTTTGTATCTATCAAAGGCTATCCGCTGCGCTGCGAAGGTACACTGCCCAAAAATATAAACCTTACCCATGCTCCCAAAATATCCAGTCTGGCTACATCTGTATTGTATCGAAAAGTACTAAATCGGTTCTCCCAATATGTCAATAAAACCGATCTGCCTCTGAGCGGGCGGGTACGTATCAGCCGGACCGAAGATCTGTCAGGCTCTGTTTCTATTATCAAAGGTGCCAAATTACCTGTAGAGCAGATGAATATCAAAATCGGCGTCGGCTGGAAAACGTTTGGAGAAGAGTGTCTCAGCACTGCGATGCTGCTAACCAATGACAAGCTGCTGGATGCAGAAAATATTACTTTTTTCGGTAATAAATCTACAATCGGCATGACGCATATTGACAGCAGGGAGCTGCCGACAGAGGACATGGAGCAGTATATGATTAATCTATCTGCTATTGAACAGGCCAGCCAGGACAAAGTGCTGTTTACCCTGGTGATGCCAGGTGGAGCGCCGGAGCAGCTGTATATCCGCATGCTGACCTACGATAACCGGGAGATTCTTCGTTATTCTATAGACATGAGCGTCTGCCAGGAGAACACCGCGCTGGAGCTGGGCGCGCTCTATATGTACAAAGGAGAATGGCGGTTCCATGCGATCGGTAATGGCTATAATGCCGGTATGGAGAAAATCGGAGCACAGTACGGAATCAGTGATCTGACAGAGAGCTATGATTTCACTCCAGGTATTATCGAGGATATTGCACTGGATGGCAGATCATTTGAATATCATATGCAGGATCTGTTTACCAAACTCGGATATGAAGTTGACATGCCGACCAGTGATCCGTATGCTCCGGATTATGGGGTAGACCTCATTATTACCAAAGCAGGCATTCGGACAGCGGTACAGCTCAAATGCTTTAACAATGTAGTGCCGATCAAGGCGATTCAGGAAGTGTATGCAGGTGCACAGATGTATAACTGCACACGATACATGGTAGTAGCTACCAATTACTTTAGCCGTGCAGCTCTCCAGCTGGCTGAACAGCTGCAGGTGGAAATCTGGGATAAAACGCAGCTAAAAAAGATCGAGGATCGTCTTCGTTCGCGTATTGGTGTCTCGCCGAATCATGAGCTGAAGCTCAAGCTGTCCAAACAGGAATCCGAGGATGAGATTGATATCGATATCTCTGCCTTTCTCGTGGACGAGCATGACCGGTGTCTGGGAGATGATGATCTGGTCTTCTACAATCAACCCGAGCATGCCAGTGGATGTATACGTCTTATTAATGATACAACATGGGAAAAGCTGATGTATCTGAATCTGTCACTCCTGCCGGATCACTGTCAGCGGATCATTATTATCGGTTCTCTGGATGCCTACAAACAGCGGGTCGAGCTGATTATCGATAATGAGCTGGATCTGTACCATACATTTGAATATATGCCTAGTGCCGTATGTGATACGCTGGTGCTGGGTCAATTCCGCAAAATTGATGGAGAGTGGGCTTTTACAACCTCTGACAAGTATTTTGTGGGTGGCTTGGAAGAAGCCTGCAAAATGTACGGACTGGTTGTAGAAGAATAG
- a CDS encoding response regulator transcription factor produces MIKIVIAEDQRMLLGALASLLDLEDDITVIGKATNGEEAVQLVHRLQPDICIMDIEMPAKSGLDAAEELKNTSNCKVIILTTFARTGYFERALKADIQGYLLKDSPIEELAHTIRMVMAGRKIYASELIDDGYHGEKNPLTEREKAVLELIADGKNTKEISNELFITTGTVRNYVSIIMDKLNVSNRIEAIKHFKEKGWFKSQ; encoded by the coding sequence ATGATTAAGATCGTCATTGCTGAAGATCAACGCATGCTGCTCGGCGCACTCGCTTCTCTGCTGGATCTGGAAGATGATATTACTGTCATCGGCAAAGCAACGAATGGGGAAGAGGCCGTTCAGCTGGTACACCGTCTGCAGCCGGATATCTGTATCATGGACATCGAGATGCCTGCCAAAAGCGGTCTCGATGCCGCAGAAGAACTTAAAAACACCAGCAATTGCAAAGTTATTATTCTCACGACCTTTGCCCGAACCGGATATTTTGAACGAGCGCTCAAAGCAGACATACAGGGATATCTGCTCAAGGACAGCCCTATTGAAGAATTGGCTCATACGATTCGCATGGTTATGGCCGGTCGCAAAATCTATGCTTCCGAGCTGATTGACGATGGTTATCATGGCGAGAAAAATCCGCTGACCGAACGGGAAAAAGCCGTACTGGAACTTATTGCAGACGGCAAAAATACCAAAGAAATATCGAACGAACTTTTTATTACAACCGGCACGGTGCGCAATTATGTGTCGATTATTATGGACAAACTTAATGTGAGCAATCGGATCGAAGCAATCAAGCATTTCAAGGAAAAAGGCTGGTTCAAATCACAGTGA
- a CDS encoding PLP-dependent aminotransferase family protein, which produces MNELLIHLDHTRSKYIQIYHFIRSLIEEGQLEKHTALPSIRQLAQQLGVSRNTTLNAYEQLLAEGYIRSEPKKGYYVEPVEEPLSPIDRTFSPVDIPALVKSNVLIDFRIGSVDGQVFPVKKWRNCANYVLQQAHIYTYGHYQGEPELRQQIALYLLQSRGIRTSMDQVIIGSGTQQLLLQLSILLKRNGYHSLAVEDPGYDGARTIFHMQDLQTEPIPLTSKGIDISQLKQSLSRIAYVTPSHQFPTGAILPAAERYQLLKWAEERQGYIIEDDYDSEFRYRHQPIPALASLQQDAAVIYLGTFSKGFLPSIRLSYMLLPPALMEQYRQMFSFVEQSASVLHQQTMASFMEQGYWSAHIRRMRAIYRRKMHVLVTALQESFGTEIRIIGAHSGLYLLVEVQQSCSEEELIDQALYHGVKVYPTNRYYSSSVIERRPTVQLGFSNLTTEQIVTGVQLLQQAWIK; this is translated from the coding sequence ATGAACGAACTATTGATTCACCTTGATCATACCCGCTCCAAATACATACAGATCTATCACTTTATCCGCTCGCTGATTGAAGAAGGACAACTAGAGAAACATACCGCTCTGCCTTCGATCCGTCAGTTGGCCCAGCAGTTGGGAGTTAGTCGTAACACCACACTTAATGCTTATGAACAACTGCTGGCAGAAGGATATATCCGCAGCGAGCCCAAAAAAGGATACTATGTAGAGCCTGTCGAGGAACCTTTATCTCCTATCGACAGAACATTCTCTCCGGTAGACATACCAGCGTTAGTGAAATCCAACGTACTGATCGACTTTCGGATTGGCAGCGTGGATGGTCAGGTATTTCCCGTGAAAAAATGGCGAAATTGTGCCAACTACGTGCTGCAGCAAGCACACATCTATACTTATGGGCATTATCAGGGAGAACCTGAACTGAGACAGCAAATTGCTCTCTATCTGCTGCAATCCCGGGGCATTCGCACCTCGATGGATCAGGTAATTATAGGCAGCGGTACGCAGCAGCTGCTTCTCCAGCTTTCCATCCTGCTGAAGAGGAATGGCTATCACTCCCTGGCTGTAGAAGATCCCGGCTATGACGGGGCACGTACGATTTTTCATATGCAGGATTTGCAGACAGAACCGATCCCGTTAACGTCCAAAGGAATAGATATCTCGCAGCTCAAGCAAAGTCTATCCCGAATCGCCTATGTTACTCCTTCCCATCAGTTTCCTACCGGAGCCATACTGCCGGCAGCAGAACGTTATCAGCTGTTGAAGTGGGCCGAGGAACGGCAAGGTTATATTATCGAAGATGATTACGACAGTGAATTTCGTTACCGGCATCAACCTATTCCTGCTCTTGCTTCCCTTCAGCAGGATGCAGCCGTCATCTATCTGGGTACCTTTTCCAAAGGATTCCTGCCGTCGATTCGATTAAGTTATATGCTGCTGCCTCCTGCCCTGATGGAGCAGTACAGACAGATGTTTAGCTTTGTGGAGCAATCCGCGTCGGTTCTTCATCAGCAGACGATGGCTTCCTTTATGGAGCAAGGATACTGGAGCGCTCATATACGTAGAATGCGAGCAATCTATCGCCGCAAAATGCATGTGCTCGTCACAGCACTGCAGGAATCATTTGGTACAGAGATTCGGATTATCGGCGCTCATTCGGGGTTGTATCTTCTCGTGGAGGTGCAACAGTCCTGTAGTGAAGAAGAGCTGATCGATCAGGCACTGTATCATGGCGTAAAGGTATATCCGACGAATCGTTATTATTCCTCTTCAGTTATCGAACGAAGGCCCACCGTTCAGCTTGGGTTCAGCAATCTAACTACAGAGCAGATCGTCACCGGTGTTCAACTGTTACAACAGGCATGGATAAAATAG
- a CDS encoding GNAT family N-acetyltransferase, with product MNIIKADLQHLEDVTSLFDQYRVFYGQDSDRAACSAFIEERMTRKESIIFIAYDGEQATAFTQLYPSFTSIGIRPIYVLNDLFVTPEYRGKGAGRALLEHAFAFAGTMGATRVILQTHVDNRAAKALYESAGMELDRQYDHYVKTI from the coding sequence ATGAATATTATAAAAGCGGATTTGCAGCATTTGGAGGATGTAACTTCCCTGTTTGATCAATACCGGGTATTTTATGGACAGGATAGCGACCGGGCAGCTTGCAGTGCATTTATTGAGGAGCGGATGACCAGAAAAGAGTCGATTATATTTATCGCATACGATGGAGAACAGGCAACCGCTTTTACCCAGCTGTACCCATCGTTTACTTCGATCGGTATTCGGCCTATTTATGTACTGAATGATTTGTTTGTCACACCAGAGTATCGGGGAAAAGGGGCAGGTCGTGCTCTGCTGGAGCATGCTTTTGCATTTGCCGGAACGATGGGAGCCACAAGGGTGATCCTGCAGACACATGTCGATAATCGCGCAGCCAAAGCATTATATGAAAGTGCCGGTATGGAGTTGGATAGACAATATGACCATTATGTAAAAACGATCTAA
- a CDS encoding fatty acid desaturase, giving the protein MIMSSIKQLKKEVAPFEKNDSNKSIMQLITTILPLIILWFAAYWSLSVSYWLTIPITIVAGLFVIRTFIIFHDCCHGSFFKNRQLNNIIGTITGVITLTPYMQWKQSHSIHHATSSNLDKRGTGDIWTLTVNEYAEAPWYTRLSYRLYRNPFVLFGIGPIAVFLIQQRFNRRGAKRTERLNTYLINILIVALYTGLCLLVGWKAFVMIQLPIFYIATMLGIWLFYVQHTFEDSYFEKEDEWSYVQAAVEGSSYYQLPLVLQWFTGNIGFHHVHHLSPRVPNYYLEDAHNATPPLQKATTITLKTSFKSIRFRLWDEEGKKFISFRQFKQQERQNQRIINEPKPSAAVQMDLK; this is encoded by the coding sequence ATGATTATGTCTTCCATCAAACAATTAAAAAAAGAAGTTGCTCCCTTTGAAAAAAATGATTCCAACAAAAGTATTATGCAATTGATTACGACTATACTTCCCTTAATTATACTCTGGTTCGCCGCCTATTGGAGTTTGTCTGTATCCTACTGGTTGACGATTCCGATTACTATTGTGGCTGGGCTGTTCGTTATCCGCACATTCATTATTTTCCATGATTGCTGTCATGGTTCGTTCTTCAAAAATCGTCAGCTGAATAATATTATCGGGACAATTACCGGTGTAATCACGCTGACTCCCTACATGCAGTGGAAGCAAAGTCACTCGATTCATCATGCAACCAGCAGCAACCTGGACAAGCGTGGAACCGGCGATATCTGGACACTTACCGTCAACGAATACGCTGAAGCACCATGGTATACACGTCTGAGCTATCGTCTGTATCGCAATCCGTTCGTACTGTTCGGTATTGGCCCTATCGCAGTATTCCTGATCCAACAGCGTTTTAACCGTCGCGGCGCGAAACGTACAGAACGTCTGAATACGTATCTGATCAACATCCTGATCGTGGCCCTGTATACCGGACTGTGCCTGCTGGTAGGCTGGAAAGCTTTTGTCATGATTCAGCTGCCTATCTTCTACATCGCAACGATGCTTGGTATCTGGTTATTCTATGTACAACATACATTTGAAGATTCGTATTTTGAAAAAGAAGACGAGTGGTCTTATGTACAGGCGGCAGTAGAAGGCAGCTCTTACTATCAATTGCCGCTCGTACTGCAATGGTTCACAGGTAATATTGGATTCCACCATGTGCATCATCTGAGCCCTCGTGTACCGAACTATTATCTGGAAGATGCACATAATGCAACGCCGCCGCTGCAAAAAGCGACCACGATTACACTCAAAACCAGCTTCAAATCGATTCGTTTCCGTCTGTGGGATGAGGAAGGCAAGAAATTTATCAGCTTCCGCCAGTTCAAACAGCAGGAAAGACAGAATCAGCGAATCATTAATGAACCGAAACCATCTGCTGCAGTTCAGATGGATTTGAAGTAA
- a CDS encoding GTP pyrophosphokinase — translation MENQLEQLKLIRNNITRFMMMYEFALKELTTKIEILNDEFHVLHEYNPIEHIKSRIKSPESIMKKLQRKGYAQSLSDIKETVRDIAGLRITCSFTEDIYRVCEMLTNQADIRVIEVKDYIRNPKSNGYRSLHMIIQVPVFMSDRQEDVYVEVQIRTIAMDFWASLEHKIFYKYEGAVPEHLLKELKDAADSATALDYKMERLHHEVQSIKSVDKTDPEYELVQKLTDNNQLNIPEALMRLVNPSL, via the coding sequence ATGGAAAATCAGCTGGAACAGTTAAAGTTAATACGCAATAATATTACACGCTTTATGATGATGTATGAATTCGCCCTAAAAGAACTCACTACAAAAATCGAGATTCTGAACGATGAATTTCATGTACTGCATGAATATAACCCAATTGAGCATATCAAATCACGGATCAAATCTCCCGAAAGTATTATGAAAAAACTGCAGCGCAAAGGCTATGCCCAAAGTCTGTCGGATATTAAGGAGACTGTCCGGGATATTGCCGGACTGCGTATCACCTGCTCCTTTACCGAGGATATTTACCGGGTATGCGAGATGCTGACTAATCAGGCAGACATCCGCGTTATCGAAGTCAAGGATTACATCCGAAACCCCAAGTCCAACGGTTATCGCAGCCTGCATATGATTATTCAGGTACCTGTATTTATGTCCGATCGGCAGGAAGATGTCTATGTGGAAGTACAGATCCGCACAATCGCCATGGATTTCTGGGCAAGTCTGGAACACAAAATCTTTTACAAATATGAAGGTGCTGTACCGGAGCATCTGCTGAAAGAGCTCAAGGATGCTGCAGATTCCGCTACCGCTCTGGATTACAAAATGGAGCGGCTGCATCATGAAGTCCAATCGATCAAATCGGTTGACAAAACAGATCCGGAATATGAACTGGTTCAGAAGCTGACAGATAACAATCAGCTGAACATTCCGGAAGCGCTGATGAGACTGGTTAATCCATCTCTTTAA
- a CDS encoding NAD(P)H-quinone oxidoreductase: MKAIIVEQQENANGLKLTDLPAPVPAPGELLVKVHAAAINRTDIVTREGKSGYATNPILGVEIAGVVEKVEGESQYSPGDRVMGLVNGGGYAEYAVMPADRAIKVPSTYTFEQAVAVPEVFLTAYQTLYWIGRLQPGESVLIHAGASGVGTAAIQLAKKLSNAQVIVTAGSQEKLDFCRDLGADVLINYKQQSFEEEVLQATGGQGVDLILDFVGADYWDKNLASIKKEGRWVLIGILGGIQVEQVNLFALMSKCVQLTGTLLTPRSDEYKARLTADFMRDVFPHMEKGEIQPIVDTVFPLAQAMEAQQHMEANRNIGKIILKVVE, encoded by the coding sequence ATGAAAGCCATTATTGTCGAACAACAGGAAAATGCCAACGGGCTGAAGCTTACGGACCTCCCTGCTCCTGTACCTGCTCCCGGTGAGCTGCTGGTCAAGGTTCATGCCGCAGCAATTAACCGTACTGATATTGTGACTCGTGAAGGCAAGTCCGGCTATGCAACCAATCCGATCCTTGGTGTCGAGATCGCCGGTGTAGTAGAAAAGGTTGAAGGAGAATCGCAATATAGCCCCGGCGATCGGGTGATGGGTCTGGTCAATGGCGGAGGTTATGCCGAATATGCGGTAATGCCGGCAGACCGGGCGATAAAGGTTCCTTCTACGTATACATTTGAACAGGCGGTAGCAGTACCGGAAGTATTCCTGACCGCATACCAGACGCTGTACTGGATCGGACGTCTACAGCCAGGCGAATCGGTCCTTATCCATGCAGGCGCCAGCGGTGTCGGTACAGCAGCGATCCAGCTCGCCAAAAAACTCAGTAATGCCCAGGTAATCGTAACAGCGGGCTCCCAGGAAAAGCTGGACTTCTGCCGCGATCTGGGTGCGGATGTGCTGATCAATTACAAACAGCAATCTTTTGAAGAAGAAGTGCTTCAGGCGACAGGTGGACAAGGGGTAGATCTGATTCTCGACTTTGTCGGCGCCGATTACTGGGACAAAAACCTCGCTAGTATCAAAAAAGAAGGCCGCTGGGTATTGATCGGCATTCTGGGCGGCATTCAGGTAGAGCAGGTCAATCTGTTCGCACTGATGTCCAAATGCGTTCAGCTCACCGGTACTCTTCTCACGCCAAGAAGCGACGAATATAAAGCCCGCTTGACCGCTGATTTTATGCGCGATGTGTTCCCTCATATGGAAAAAGGAGAAATCCAGCCTATTGTTGATACTGTATTCCCGCTGGCGCAGGCCATGGAAGCCCAGCAGCATATGGAAGCCAATCGCAATATCGGCAAAATTATTCTCAAGGTAGTCGAATAA
- a CDS encoding sensor histidine kinase has protein sequence MNKLQELFRKSTGGINLYIWLLFFILPFYFIYDKFSIMGFVFGVILILVFFTANLLSLIVKGRQIYVWFGIQIALSVIMGLNFGFIYFSLFLSFFLGAVHNKVGFFVLYIINLLSTLGLSYISLVSDTTEFIGQLPLVMINVIAVILVPIQAHNKTRQDHLQGQLEDANRKISELVKLEERQRIARDLHDTLGQKLSLIGLKSELAYKLMESKPQQAEQEMLDVRQTARTALKEVRELVTQMRGTRLEDELFRARQILEVADVELHLSQNDDLHDVSLIAENVLGMCLKEAINNVIKHSEATVCDIMIESSPTELILTVKDNGVGINLKSKRYSGNGLRGMKERLEFVNGNLSITSAEGTTLQITVPNAVQRQL, from the coding sequence ATGAATAAACTGCAGGAACTCTTTCGCAAAAGTACAGGCGGCATTAACCTGTACATATGGCTGCTGTTTTTTATACTACCGTTCTACTTTATCTACGACAAATTCTCGATCATGGGCTTTGTATTCGGAGTTATCCTGATCCTGGTATTCTTCACCGCCAATCTGCTGTCCCTGATTGTCAAAGGGCGGCAGATTTATGTATGGTTTGGGATACAGATTGCGCTCTCGGTCATTATGGGACTGAACTTCGGTTTTATTTATTTCTCCCTGTTCCTGTCTTTTTTTCTGGGAGCCGTGCATAACAAAGTGGGATTTTTTGTATTATACATTATCAATCTACTCAGTACGCTTGGACTCAGTTATATTAGTCTGGTATCGGATACGACGGAGTTTATCGGACAGTTGCCTCTGGTTATGATCAATGTGATCGCTGTAATTCTTGTTCCGATTCAGGCACACAATAAGACCCGTCAGGATCATTTGCAGGGTCAACTGGAAGATGCCAATCGCAAAATCTCCGAGCTGGTAAAGCTCGAAGAGCGTCAGCGGATTGCCCGTGATCTGCATGACACACTCGGACAAAAATTGTCGCTGATCGGTCTGAAAAGCGAACTGGCCTACAAGCTGATGGAGAGCAAGCCACAGCAAGCTGAACAGGAGATGCTCGATGTACGGCAAACAGCCCGTACTGCTCTCAAGGAAGTGCGTGAGCTGGTTACCCAGATGCGTGGTACTCGTCTTGAAGATGAATTATTCCGGGCACGGCAAATTCTGGAAGTGGCAGATGTCGAGCTTCACTTGTCGCAGAATGATGATCTGCATGATGTATCCCTGATTGCAGAAAATGTACTTGGCATGTGTCTCAAGGAAGCGATCAACAATGTTATCAAGCACAGTGAAGCTACTGTCTGCGACATCATGATTGAGTCCAGCCCGACCGAACTCATACTAACGGTAAAAGATAATGGAGTCGGTATTAACTTGAAGTCCAAGCGTTATTCCGGCAATGGACTAAGAGGGATGAAGGAACGGCTTGAATTTGTGAATGGCAATCTGTCTATTACATCAGCTGAAGGAACAACACTGCAAATTACCGTGCCGAATGCGGTACAACGACAGTTATAA